ttcatatttttgaatattattcttatatatatacatttattttttttttttttattttaatttttagattatattttttgtatattagGAATTATATGCGCTTGGGGAGCTAtagtaatataatatatatatataaattattacatttattaattgaaaatatattttaatgcaatattttttatttcatttttatataataataacattatatcttatttttataaaaggaTTCGTTGGTTGATGTGATATCAGGAAAACATGTATATATTTCTCTTATTTGTTATTCGGTAGTGCTTTTGGTagcatttatttttttaactttataCATTTGTTTTATAGATAGGAATTATAAACCCCATGAACTTTTTTAGCTTTATTATCAAATCattccaatttttttttatttaaataaaaaaattaaaattaataaaaaatacaaatattaataatacgTGCAGAtaccttttcttttttttttttttttacttacgTGAATAAGCATGGAAAAAGAACATatgatattttatattaagatATAAACActtatcttttatttaaaaaaatattataaaataaataaatataaaactaaaagaaaataatatttcacaattaattttatttttatttggtatatctgtaaaataaaataatattaagatAAAAAGTTAGAAAaactaaaatttatttttttttgtgcttcagttaatttttttttttcttttattaatctGTTGtgttgaaaataaaataaaaaaaaggaaaactttttttatatgtgttaaatgaaaaaaaaatagatacttatgttccttttttataattttttttttagcttGCATGGAGTTATAAAagcttaaaaataaaaaagtatttatatatatgctaAAATCAATTATGTGTGTAAGCTTtggttttttaatttttatttatatatattagttgtataaagaaaaaaaaaaaaacctaaATTTTATTCTGAATTATTAGTAATtcctatataaaaatatatttttaattaaaactaaaagaagaaaagatTAGAGCAAATAAATGATTATCAGACTTTAGAATTTTAAAAGAGCTTTTAATTagcttatatatatataattagatgagcaaaaaataattttttctttattttcgatatacttttaataaatgagTTCTATGTAACAAGaaacaaatatttaataCAATAATGATGTATATATTAACATAGATATGTtctgtcttttttttttttttttttttttgtcgcTGTAATAATACTTCtgtttttttaagaatatataacaatagaaaaagataaaatattcataatttaagttgcatttttttttttcgccCATTTGTATTTATTTGTTCTTTTAACATATAAAACTTGTTTATGGCATGGTtaagaaagaaaatataatttttttttttttttaacaacaCAGATTACTTTAATGTACAAAAAACTactttagaaaaaaatgaataacactccacatataaaaaatttatactgtaagaaaataaaaaatacatataataatatgTTCATTTTTTCTATGGATAAATTTTTTGGATAAATATGTACTTATAAATCTCTTTAATAATAACGTTACAAcgaaatttaaataaaaattgaaatagaatgaaaattaaatatattatataataacaaatttctttttaatatttatgtatatttaataatgtatatatatatatatatatatatatatatatatatatatatatatatatatacatatatgtatgtatgattatgttattttaaaaatgaagcttttttaaaataatttaaaaaaaatttttttttagcggAGCCTTCGAATAAATTATTCGGAGATTTAAGAATCTGCACAAGAGCTATGGAATCGTGTGGTATAGCATGTAGTACCGTGTATTTAGCGGTAtagaatatatttaaaagaaataatgagATAAATTgtctaaaaataataaagagaaataaaaaataattttataagatataaaaatttttttttttaaatcaataATCTTAATAAAAAGTTAACAAAAATGCactagaaaatataaaatttatatcttattttttaaataaaaaaaaaattcatatatatatatatatatgtacttGTAATTTGTTTATGGGcatattcaaaatttttttttttttttgaagacaCCATGGGAAGTTGAAGGAGGAGGAATGCTTGGGGTTATTAAACTAAAGGATCAAATAAGAAATCCtccaataataaaaatgaaaggTCATACAGCTAATATTCTAGACTTAACATTTAATCCGTGCTATAATCAAATTATTGCTTCAAGTTCAGAAGATTTAACTGTTAGAATTTGGGAGATACCACATGAAGATGAAGATATAAAAGAGATTACGAATCCTGCTTGTATTTTAAAAggacataaaaaaaaagtttcaaTTATTGATTGGAATCCCATtagttattatattttagCTTCTACAGCTTttgattcatttttaaatatttggGATATAGATAATGAAAAGAAAGCTTTTCAAATAAGTATGCCTAAAAAATTGACTTCCTTAAAATGGAATACTAAAGGAAATTTGTTAAGTGGCACGTGCCTTAATAAAAATCTACATATTATAGATcctagaaaaaaagaaatttgtTACAGTTTTAGTGTGCATAATGGAGGTAAAAGTGCAAAAAGCATATGGATTGATGGCTTATGTGGAGATGATAATTGCGTTTTAAGTACTggtttttcaaaaaataatatgagagaaataaaattatggGATCTTAAAAATACAACAACTCCTCTTACTTCTATATCTCTAGATAACGCATCTGCACCTTTGCTTCCTTTTTATGATGAAAACTTAGGAATTGTTTACTTAATTGGGAAAGGTGATGGAAACTGTAGATATTATCAATATTCACAGGGTAATATACATAAAGTAGATGAATATAAATCAAATTTACCCTTTAGATCATTTGGATTTTTACCAAAACAAATGTGTGATATATATAGATGTGAACTTGGAAGggtttataaaaatgaaaacaataACACTATAAGACCTATATCTTTTATTGTTCCTAGGAAaaattcttctatttttcaaaaagaCTTATATCCTCCTATAATTGTGCATAATCCTGAATATGATTCAAAGAATTGGGTAGATGGAGTAGATTTagatattaaaagaattggAATAAACGAATTGACAAATGATGACTTAAAAATTACTAAAATGTTTAAAAGTATTCCTAAATCATTTAAAAGTATTATTATACAAGACCCCATAGCAAGCAAAAAAAGTTCCATTATTAGACAATTCACGCAAAGGATaaccttttttaaaaagaataacgAAGACAATAATTCATTAGAAAGCTTCAGTGGTGGTATAAGTATTCATAACAACAGTTGTAAAGAAGATGATTTATCAAAAATTGAAAAGGAAAATCAGTTTTATCGTGAGGagtatgaaaaaaataagaaatatatcGAATATCTTGAAAATACCATAAGTGATCTTAAAAAGcaagttaaaaataaagaagaaaatactaatcaaaatgaaaaaggaaacaaaattaaaaataatcttaataaattttttggaAATGTTAAGCATAttaaattatgtaaaaaaagaaataaatatgttaatgaggataataaagaaatttcTAACGAAAATGAAATGGGAGAAGCAGTGGGATATGAAAAAGTGGAGCAATGTACATATGAAAATAAGGAAATAGTTGAGTAAATagaatatatacatttatataccCATATTTGTGAATATGTAGAATAAATAAAGGgtaaataattaaatgaaattataataaaaaaaaaaatagaaaaggCATTAAAAGTTATCTTTCATCAtcttaattatttcttttataatataaagtaatatttattattatatatttaaatatgtttaatttattttctcttattttatttattttttttttcttttataaaaaaaaatatatttattaattcttcttgaattgtttaattttttttttagttaaaattaaattcatgTATACACATATTCTAAGTATTaatctaatattttttaatcatatacatattttcaAGGcaatttcaaaaattttggactttttttttttttttttgtcttaaTTACTagatattaaatattatacttattcatttaaaaaaatttttttttttctttaatgacacaatatattataatcTATATAATTGTCAatagtatatattttaatttgtattattgatgcatttttttttttttcttttttatattttcattagaaTAAACCATATTAATTAAGAAATTTgttgaataattttttatagataatgcagtcatttttttttataacttgtGCATACACTCAAACGCACACTCGCACACTCATACcaacatgtatatatataaaataatgaaacaaattaaattctttttattttctttttttaaataatagcatagtagatataaaaaaaaaaatagtaatatgtacatataaaaaaaaaaaaaaaaaaaatgaacaatatattaattaaaaacaaaaataacagaaagtttttatttatttaaataaagattcattactttatatttaaaaaatttaatatttatgacCACAAAAACTTAAAATGTTGTTCTTTAActgtttttaatttctttatatattttattatgtcATTATGTATTtcctaaattatttaaaaattaaaatagttaagtgatattttttaaaatataagttatgaaaaaaatataataaataatatcgATATATATTGTGAAAGGTTTcacattttattaaaattttttttttttttgttacattaatatttttggTAGCATCAATGTTTGTCCAATAATCTTCCTTTGAAAAATGTTTATAAGTTtcataaattcttttttgaaCATCTATTTTCTCATATATTTCTTCAcctttgaattttttttatattaaaaaataaaataaatttaaaaaaagtgttaaatataattttataataatttattatagaatatttataattaattcctaaataataataaaattttattttatgtaacCATATTCGGATCTATTTTGAGCATAATTAGGTGGAACatctaaataaaaaacaatatcAGGCTTTATTAAACCTTGATCCGGATTCATACAccaattttttgttaaattcttaaaattaaaaataataaatatgtaaataagTATACAGaataatcaaaataaaataaaatagttgtattaatatataaaaccAGAGCTCCAGAAGAATAAGCTACTCCTGAATATGCGTACCTATCACAAATGACCCATACGCCTTTTagcaataaatttttaatctcattcctaatatatttataaaaagaaaaaagaaaattatttttaattcaactatatatatatatttatagttttatagaaataatagaaagaaaaaaaaaattaatattttatgacATTAATTCCCATCTGTTTGCTGAGAATAGTAAATGAATTGTTTCATTTGGCATACTACTTTccatttttaaatactttGCAATTATTTGCCCAATAGGTGTTTCTCTgtcttaaataatttatttgttatgtttttatttttatgttaaaataacttaatataaaaagattttaattatatatttttttattttaaatgacaTACTTGGGAAACAAAGATGCTTAACttcaatattttcatttttcaaaTACTCAACTAACAATTTTGACTGTGTTGACTTGCCGGACCtgataatatgttttaataatttttacttttttagttagaaatcataaaaatattcatattaacagtataattatattttttatatttatttttttaaaagatttttattttttttatcttcatttttagaGAGAAGCATTTTAGCATTCCAACCTATCGAGTCCTTCCAAGACTATAAAttttccaattttttttgaatgaCTCATAgcttcttttatttctatgAAGGATATACTTCAATTAATTTCGTCatttatcaaaattttaaaatatactttAATTAATACATAGaaacatataattttattatatagatatatttttctttttctttttttttttaaattataaagataataatataaataataaagaaaaacttTAAATTAATAGGTTTGTAAAGTTTGTgataattgaaaaaatacaCTGAACTattgaatataaaattttaaaaagtaaaaatataaatttttcatattatttaaatggaataattaagaaaaaaaatagaaaaataacaaaaaataattaatatgccgcaaatgataaaaaaaaaaaaaatagaattcgcacattaatttttttaaataaaaaataaggttaaaaaatttataattaaagaatataaataaaacaaaatattgtttaataaatagatataatataaaaaaaaattactttatttaaaaaaaattaaagtgtAAGGAgagaaatatattattttggaAAATATGTCACATATATATAgagagaaaaaagaaaaagagttttttatttgtaaattaatatttaagaTTATACTTTATTACTAATGATgtcattattaaatattaaaaataatgtattaaaaaactaaatacaaaaaaaaaaaggaaaaataaaataaaataaaataaataaataaaaattaaaaaaaggagatttttcttatattaaaggaaaaaattattccTCAAGTGTATTCTACATTCAGTACTTTAAACTTCTATATCTATTATTTTACTTGAAATTGATGAATTCTTTTGAAAATTAGATTTGTATATCCATGAACAAAATGTATAcaacatatttaaaataatatataaaataaaatatggaataaaataatatttaataattataagaGGCCAATGTGGTTTAACATAATCATTATAAGAACTATATTGGTTTTCGTAAAtcaaattttcataattttgattattatattttttacttaaattcatataagttaaatttaattcttcAACTAATTCTTTTAGTATATTTGCACTACAG
The sequence above is drawn from the Plasmodium relictum strain SGS1 genome assembly, chromosome: 14 genome and encodes:
- the TMK gene encoding thymidylate kinase, putative, with the protein product MSHSKKIGKFIVLEGLDRSGKSTQSKLLVEYLKNENIEVKHLCFPNRETPIGQIIAKYLKMESSMPNETIHLLFSANRWELMNEIKNLLLKGVWVICDRYAYSGVAYSSGALNLTKNWCMNPDQGLIKPDIVFYLDVPPNYAQNRSEYGEEIYEKIDVQKRIYETYKHFSKEDYWTNIDATKNINEIHNDIIKYIKKLKTVKEQHFKFLWS
- a CDS encoding coronin, putative, with translation MNNTPHIKNLYSEPSNKLFGDLRICTRAMESCGIACSTVYLATPWEVEGGGMLGVIKLKDQIRNPPIIKMKGHTANILDLTFNPCYNQIIASSSEDLTVRIWEIPHEDEDIKEITNPACILKGHKKKVSIIDWNPISYYILASTAFDSFLNIWDIDNEKKAFQISMPKKLTSLKWNTKGNLLSGTCLNKNLHIIDPRKKEICYSFSVHNGGKSAKSIWIDGLCGDDNCVLSTGFSKNNMREIKLWDLKNTTTPLTSISLDNASAPLLPFYDENLGIVYLIGKGDGNCRYYQYSQGNIHKVDEYKSNLPFRSFGFLPKQMCDIYRCELGRVYKNENNNTIRPISFIVPRKNSSIFQKDLYPPIIVHNPEYDSKNWVDGVDLDIKRIGINELTNDDLKITKMFKSIPKSFKSIIIQDPIASKKSSIIRQFTQRITFFKKNNEDNNSLESFSGGISIHNNSCKEDDLSKIEKENQFYREEYEKNKKYIEYLENTISDLKKQVKNKEENTNQNEKGNKIKNNLNKFFGNVKHIKLCKKRNKYVNEDNKEISNENEMGEAVGYEKVEQCTYENKEIVE